A genome region from Thalassotalea euphylliae includes the following:
- a CDS encoding septal ring lytic transglycosylase RlpA family protein translates to MTKKLCLASLLITAIAIMAGCSTNTGRYQQAHDSIPTRLPTAAELKDPIPRVEPKSRGGNRNYQVRGKHYQVLDSAEGFSQSGIASWYGKKFHGHLTSNGEIYDMYAMSAAHKNLPLPTYVKVTNQANQKSVIVRVNDRGPFHQDRIIDLSYSAAYKLGMLSTGTANVTIEAITDDNAPIAKPSSVASAKTSPVGTSKLAATDAKPEAKQEVKQKVKQETLTTTNNDSAVPEGDYVQVFATRSEDVAKRTVLALTSLYQHNAVYSQQNGIYRVKLGPFAEHENTDELVTSLRQAGYESAYRRKILH, encoded by the coding sequence ATGACTAAAAAATTATGCCTAGCCAGCTTGCTTATCACTGCTATTGCCATCATGGCTGGTTGCAGTACCAATACTGGCCGCTACCAACAAGCACATGACAGCATTCCAACCCGTTTACCAACCGCTGCGGAGCTTAAAGATCCCATTCCGCGTGTTGAGCCGAAAAGCCGAGGTGGTAATCGAAACTATCAAGTGCGCGGTAAGCACTATCAAGTACTCGATAGCGCAGAAGGGTTTAGCCAGTCAGGTATAGCTTCTTGGTATGGTAAAAAATTTCACGGTCATTTAACATCTAATGGCGAGATTTATGACATGTATGCCATGAGTGCCGCGCATAAAAACTTACCATTGCCAACCTATGTAAAAGTTACCAACCAAGCAAACCAAAAATCAGTCATAGTCCGCGTCAATGATCGTGGGCCGTTCCATCAAGATCGTATTATCGACTTGTCATACAGCGCGGCATACAAGTTAGGCATGCTGTCTACTGGCACAGCAAACGTTACAATTGAAGCAATTACTGACGATAATGCGCCGATAGCAAAACCAAGTTCGGTTGCCAGTGCAAAAACTTCACCTGTTGGTACAAGTAAGTTAGCAGCCACTGACGCCAAGCCGGAAGCGAAGCAAGAAGTTAAGCAGAAAGTTAAGCAAGAGACGTTAACAACGACCAACAATGACTCGGCGGTACCAGAAGGTGATTATGTTCAAGTATTCGCAACACGCAGTGAAGACGTGGCTAAGCGTACAGTTCTAGCACTGACCAGCTTATATCAACACAACGCCGTTTATTCACAGCAAAATGGTATATACCGCGTTAAGCTAGGCCCATTTGCCGAGCACGAAAATACCGATGAATTAGTCACCAGTTTGCGACAAGCCGGTTACGAAAGCGCCTACCGTCGCAAAATCTTACATTAA
- a CDS encoding D-alanyl-D-alanine carboxypeptidase family protein, producing the protein MSRPFAQRVTKSTKRCLVLLSAITLSSSIFSASAQSIRITPDAPEINAKGFILIDYTTGKVIAEGNADTQLEPASLTKMMTSYIIGRELQAGNIASTDMVTISENAWAKNFPDSSKMFIEVGTEVSVAELNQGIIVASGNDACVAMAEHIAGSEDAFADLMNAHAQQLGMSSSYFENSHGLHSEEHFTTPRDMATLAIALIRDTPSEYEMYKQRSYTYNDIKQYNRNSLLWDKSLDVDGIKTGYHSKAGYSLVTSAVKDGMRLVSVVMGTESQRARKIENKKLLNYGFRFFETITPYEAGETFATNRVWMGDIKDVNLGILESTPITIPRGQRKKIETNVELTKELVAPLAKGEQVGKLYLTLNGEDIAEYPLVTLQEVNEGSMFSRLVDYVKLQFVN; encoded by the coding sequence ATGTCACGCCCATTCGCTCAGCGCGTAACTAAATCCACTAAGCGATGCTTAGTTTTGCTAAGCGCCATTACGCTTTCCTCATCTATATTTTCTGCTTCGGCGCAATCGATTCGCATCACACCGGATGCCCCAGAAATTAATGCCAAAGGTTTCATATTAATTGATTACACCACAGGTAAAGTGATCGCAGAAGGCAATGCCGACACGCAATTAGAGCCTGCCAGTTTAACTAAAATGATGACCAGCTATATTATCGGTCGCGAGCTTCAAGCAGGTAATATCGCAAGCACTGATATGGTGACTATCAGTGAAAATGCATGGGCAAAAAACTTCCCAGATTCTTCAAAAATGTTTATTGAAGTCGGTACTGAGGTGAGTGTTGCCGAGCTTAACCAAGGCATTATTGTCGCTTCAGGCAACGATGCCTGTGTTGCAATGGCTGAGCATATTGCAGGGTCGGAAGATGCCTTCGCCGATCTAATGAATGCCCACGCACAGCAATTAGGCATGTCGAGCAGTTACTTTGAAAACAGCCATGGTCTGCACAGTGAAGAGCACTTCACTACACCACGAGATATGGCAACCCTAGCGATTGCATTGATTCGCGATACACCAAGTGAATATGAGATGTACAAGCAACGCTCGTACACTTACAACGACATCAAACAATACAACCGTAACAGCCTACTATGGGACAAGAGTTTAGACGTAGACGGTATTAAAACAGGTTACCACTCAAAAGCTGGCTATAGCTTAGTGACCTCAGCGGTGAAAGACGGAATGCGTTTAGTTTCTGTGGTGATGGGTACCGAAAGCCAACGTGCTCGTAAAATTGAAAACAAGAAACTACTTAACTATGGCTTCCGCTTCTTTGAAACCATCACGCCATATGAAGCTGGCGAAACGTTTGCCACGAACCGTGTTTGGATGGGTGATATTAAAGACGTTAACCTAGGTATTTTAGAAAGTACGCCGATTACTATTCCGCGTGGGCAACGTAAGAAAATTGAAACGAACGTCGAACTTACCAAAGAACTTGTTGCTCCATTAGCCAAAGGTGAGCAAGTGGGCAAACTTTATTTAACCCTTAACGGTGAAGATATCGCTGAATACCCGCTGGTTACCTTACAAGAAGTGAACGAAGGCAGCATGTTCAGCCGTTTAGTGGACTATGTAAAACTGCAGTTTGTTAACTAG
- the ybeD gene encoding DUF493 family protein YbeD: MQTKFDELLEFPTVLNFKVMGVACDELPDLIVAELQKHTPGDYSPKLKPSSKGNYVSVSVAVRVTSKEHIEQVYQSLNTIEQVRYIL, translated from the coding sequence ATGCAAACTAAATTTGATGAACTATTAGAATTTCCAACCGTACTAAACTTCAAAGTGATGGGTGTCGCTTGCGACGAATTACCTGACTTGATTGTTGCTGAGTTACAAAAACACACACCTGGCGATTACTCACCGAAATTAAAGCCAAGCTCTAAAGGTAATTATGTATCTGTGTCTGTTGCCGTTCGCGTGACAAGCAAAGAGCATATTGAGCAAGTATATCAATCACTTAATACGATTGAGCAAGTTCGCTATATTCTCTAG
- the lipB gene encoding lipoyl(octanoyl) transferase LipB, with protein MTKTLVIRQLAQAEYTQVWQAMQKFTDERDKSSLDELWLVEHPPVFTQGQAGKEEHLLAPGEIPVVQVDRGGQVTYHGPGQQVIYVMIDLRRRKMGVRELVTLIENAIVNTLAEYDIDAYPRPDAPGVYVDGKKVASLGLRIRKGCSFHGLALNVNMDLSPFLRINPCGYNDLEIIQSADLNGPKTVEQAGQGLVKHLSALLEADKLQYQTGLEQQYDN; from the coding sequence TTGACTAAAACGCTAGTTATTCGACAGTTAGCACAAGCAGAGTACACGCAAGTATGGCAAGCCATGCAAAAGTTCACCGATGAGCGTGACAAGTCAAGCTTAGACGAACTGTGGTTAGTAGAGCATCCGCCCGTGTTTACTCAAGGGCAAGCCGGTAAAGAAGAGCATTTACTTGCGCCAGGGGAAATCCCAGTTGTACAAGTTGACCGTGGCGGACAAGTGACTTACCACGGTCCCGGCCAGCAAGTTATCTATGTCATGATCGATCTTAGACGCCGGAAAATGGGTGTCCGAGAACTGGTTACCCTAATTGAAAATGCGATAGTTAATACCCTCGCAGAATATGATATTGACGCCTACCCAAGGCCAGATGCCCCAGGTGTCTATGTCGATGGCAAAAAAGTCGCTTCGCTTGGCTTACGGATTCGCAAAGGCTGTTCATTCCACGGGTTAGCGCTCAATGTTAATATGGATTTATCACCATTTTTGCGCATCAATCCTTGTGGTTATAACGATTTAGAGATTATTCAAAGTGCTGATTTAAATGGTCCGAAAACCGTTGAGCAAGCAGGTCAAGGGCTGGTCAAACATTTAAGCGCACTACTTGAAGCCGACAAGCTTCAGTATCAAACAGGTTTGGAACAACAATATGACAATTAA
- the lipA gene encoding lipoyl synthase, whose translation MTIKSSRMEPGVKLRDAEKMAHIPIKVVPSERETMLRKPEWLRIKLPRTTEKIDQVKAGLRKHGLHSVCEEASCPNLSECFNHGTATFMILGDICTRRCPFCDVAHGRPLKPDAEEPKKLALTLKDMSLKYVVITSVDRDDLRDGGASQFAECVKEIAELAPHTKVEILVPDFRGRMDRALEILNQHPPHVFNHNMETAPRLYTKARPGANYQWSLDLLKKFGEANPDVPTKSGLMVGLGETNEEILEVMRDLRAHGVTMLTIGQYLQPSKEHLPVERYVHPDEFKMFHDEAMKMGFKHAACGPLVRSSYHADKQAAGEEVS comes from the coding sequence ATGACAATTAAATCTTCACGTATGGAGCCCGGCGTTAAGTTACGCGACGCAGAGAAAATGGCCCATATCCCAATTAAAGTCGTACCTTCAGAGCGTGAAACTATGCTGCGTAAACCAGAGTGGTTGCGCATCAAACTACCGCGTACTACTGAAAAAATCGATCAAGTCAAGGCTGGCTTACGCAAGCACGGTTTGCACTCAGTATGTGAAGAAGCTTCATGCCCTAACCTGTCAGAGTGCTTCAATCACGGTACCGCCACCTTTATGATCTTAGGTGACATTTGTACCCGTCGCTGCCCGTTCTGTGATGTAGCTCATGGTCGCCCGCTAAAGCCAGACGCAGAAGAGCCGAAAAAATTGGCACTTACGCTTAAAGACATGTCACTAAAGTACGTGGTGATCACTTCAGTTGATCGCGACGACCTGCGTGACGGTGGTGCGAGCCAATTTGCTGAATGTGTGAAAGAAATTGCCGAACTTGCGCCACATACAAAAGTGGAAATTCTCGTGCCTGATTTTCGTGGCCGTATGGATCGAGCGCTTGAAATTTTAAACCAGCATCCACCACATGTGTTTAACCACAACATGGAGACTGCGCCACGCCTATACACTAAAGCGCGCCCAGGGGCGAACTACCAGTGGTCATTAGACTTACTTAAGAAATTTGGTGAAGCTAACCCCGATGTACCAACTAAGTCAGGCTTAATGGTGGGCTTAGGTGAAACTAACGAAGAAATTCTTGAAGTTATGCGCGACTTGCGTGCTCACGGCGTGACCATGCTAACAATTGGTCAATACTTGCAACCAAGTAAAGAGCACTTACCTGTTGAACGCTATGTTCACCCTGATGAATTTAAAATGTTCCACGACGAAGCCATGAAAATGGGCTTTAAGCATGCCGCCTGTGGGCCACTAGTACGCTCAAGTTACCATGCTGACAAGCAAGCCGCAGGTGAAGAAGTCAGCTAA
- a CDS encoding MFS transporter, protein MLSNFVRLSNGYFWYFAVLGLAMPFLAVFLEGRGFNSRQIGELLAIFTATKIVGPSFWAFFADKTGKQLVVIQVASTLAMISFFGLFFVDGYWPIAIVLALFSLFWTGMLPQLEVLTLHSMRKSAKFYARIRLWGSLGFIALAVLSGEVIASQGSETFVLLGLVVLIGLWLSTLLMRDKRGRAPSEPDTSSMLTPLMSRNFILFFVAGLLLQVSFGPYYSFFALYIRDLGHPSYAVGLLIGVSVVVEVATFILAGRIFKRFSVYHLLIFSFLSTALRWLLMGLWGEHMALLVFTQLIHAASYALYHSASMQFIQHHFRENQQNRAQALYISGVYGVGGAIGAYAAGLLWLDGDGLTQTHIAAAITALLAGIISLAMNKKQLES, encoded by the coding sequence ATGTTATCTAACTTTGTTCGCTTATCGAACGGCTATTTTTGGTACTTCGCCGTACTTGGTTTAGCCATGCCATTTTTAGCGGTTTTTCTTGAAGGGCGAGGATTTAATTCCCGCCAAATTGGTGAGCTACTTGCGATTTTTACCGCCACTAAAATTGTAGGACCATCTTTTTGGGCATTCTTTGCCGATAAAACGGGCAAACAACTTGTCGTTATTCAAGTGGCTAGTACGCTGGCAATGATTTCATTTTTTGGCTTGTTCTTTGTTGATGGTTATTGGCCAATTGCTATTGTACTAGCACTATTTAGTTTATTTTGGACAGGTATGTTGCCTCAACTGGAAGTGTTAACGCTGCACTCGATGCGAAAAAGCGCAAAGTTTTACGCGCGTATTCGGCTTTGGGGCAGTTTAGGTTTTATTGCGCTTGCCGTGCTTAGTGGGGAAGTTATTGCCAGCCAAGGCAGTGAAACCTTTGTTTTACTCGGTTTAGTGGTACTGATTGGTTTATGGTTATCAACCTTGTTGATGCGCGATAAAAGAGGGCGTGCACCAAGCGAACCAGACACGAGCTCAATGCTAACCCCCCTTATGTCACGCAACTTTATTTTATTCTTTGTCGCTGGTTTATTGTTGCAAGTAAGCTTTGGCCCTTACTACTCATTTTTCGCCCTGTATATTCGTGATTTAGGCCACCCTAGCTACGCAGTTGGTCTGTTAATTGGTGTTTCTGTGGTGGTTGAAGTCGCGACATTCATACTTGCAGGGCGTATATTCAAGCGGTTTAGTGTTTATCACTTATTAATCTTTAGCTTTTTAAGTACTGCACTGCGCTGGCTGCTAATGGGGCTCTGGGGCGAGCATATGGCATTACTGGTGTTTACCCAGCTTATTCATGCGGCAAGCTATGCACTTTACCACAGTGCGTCGATGCAGTTTATTCAACACCATTTTCGTGAAAATCAACAAAACAGGGCGCAAGCGCTCTACATTAGTGGTGTTTATGGGGTGGGTGGCGCGATCGGTGCGTACGCAGCTGGCTTATTGTGGCTAGATGGTGATGGGTTAACGCAAACACATATTGCAGCGGCGATAACTGCGTTACTGGCGGGTATTATTTCTTTGGCAATGAATAAGAAACAGTTGGAATCATAA
- the aroC gene encoding chorismate synthase — MSGNTYGKLFTVTTFGESHGLGLGAIVDGCPPGIEISEADLQFDLDRRKPGTSRYTTARREADQVKIMSGVFEGKTTGTPIGLLIENTDQRSKDYGNIAQSFRPGHADYTYTQKYGFRDYRGGGRSSARETAMRVAAGAIAKKYLKQQLGIEIKACVTQIADVKAEQFNWDIVEENPFFFPDDTKLDALDEILRGIIKQKDSIGAKIMVVATGVPVGLGEPIFDRLDADIAHSLMSINAVKGVEIGDGFEVVNQKGSEHRDELTPEGFASNHAGGILGGLSSGQPIVANIALKPTSSIGVSGQTIDVDGQPMDIATKGRHDPCVGIRAVPIAEAMLALTLMDHYLRHRGQNADVACATPVIE, encoded by the coding sequence ATGTCAGGTAATACATACGGAAAATTATTCACGGTCACCACGTTTGGTGAAAGTCATGGTCTAGGTTTAGGTGCTATTGTTGATGGCTGCCCACCGGGTATAGAAATCTCGGAAGCAGATTTGCAGTTTGACCTTGATCGCCGTAAGCCTGGCACATCTCGTTATACCACAGCTCGACGTGAAGCAGATCAAGTGAAAATTATGTCGGGTGTGTTTGAAGGTAAAACAACAGGTACACCCATTGGCTTGTTAATTGAAAACACCGATCAACGCTCTAAAGATTACGGTAATATCGCACAAAGCTTCCGTCCGGGGCACGCTGATTACACGTATACGCAAAAATATGGTTTTCGCGACTACCGTGGTGGTGGTCGTTCGTCAGCGCGTGAAACAGCAATGCGTGTAGCGGCTGGTGCGATTGCGAAAAAGTATTTAAAACAACAATTAGGTATTGAGATTAAGGCCTGTGTGACACAAATTGCTGACGTTAAAGCTGAGCAGTTTAACTGGGATATTGTAGAGGAGAATCCTTTCTTTTTCCCTGACGACACTAAGCTTGACGCGTTAGATGAAATCTTGCGCGGCATTATTAAGCAAAAAGATTCGATTGGCGCGAAAATCATGGTGGTTGCCACAGGCGTACCTGTTGGTTTAGGCGAGCCGATTTTTGATCGTTTAGACGCTGACATTGCTCATAGTTTAATGAGCATTAACGCGGTTAAGGGCGTTGAAATTGGTGACGGTTTTGAGGTGGTCAACCAGAAAGGCTCAGAGCACCGCGATGAATTAACACCTGAAGGTTTTGCTTCTAATCACGCTGGTGGCATATTGGGGGGCTTGTCTTCAGGACAGCCAATTGTAGCCAATATTGCGCTTAAGCCAACTTCAAGTATTGGCGTCAGCGGTCAAACCATTGATGTTGACGGACAGCCTATGGATATCGCAACGAAAGGGCGTCACGATCCATGTGTTGGTATTCGCGCTGTACCTATTGCTGAGGCTATGCTGGCGTTAACCCTAATGGATCACTATTTACGCCATCGTGGTCAAAACGCCGATGTAGCCTGCGCTACACCAGTAATTGAATAG
- the prmB gene encoding 50S ribosomal protein L3 N(5)-glutamine methyltransferase: protein MSEKTVSTTSEPQQESLNPDITSQELANPIFEQLTTIEDWIRWAASEFNRADLFFGHGTDNAWDEAVKLVMYTLTLPNELFERCKSARLLADEKQALFELIARRIEEQIPAAYLTNQASFAGLSFYVDERVLVPRSPIAELIDNQFAPYLSRQPARILDLCTGSGCIAIACAYAFPDAEVDALDLSTDALNVAQINIEGHGLMAQVIPIQSDLFASVTQEKYDLIVTNPPYVDQEDVDSLPAEFTYEPEMGLGSGHDGLDITREILARAASQLSDNGILVCEVGNSQIHVEATYPEVPFHWVEFTRGGHGVFVLTKAQLEEYQEIFNQRVVAR, encoded by the coding sequence ATGTCAGAAAAAACAGTGTCAACCACCTCAGAGCCACAGCAAGAGTCGCTCAATCCCGACATCACTAGCCAAGAGCTAGCAAATCCAATATTTGAACAATTAACGACGATTGAAGATTGGATTAGGTGGGCGGCAAGCGAGTTTAATCGCGCTGATTTGTTTTTTGGACACGGTACTGACAATGCTTGGGATGAAGCAGTTAAATTAGTGATGTACACACTGACGCTGCCCAACGAGTTATTTGAACGTTGCAAATCAGCCAGACTATTAGCTGATGAAAAGCAGGCATTATTTGAACTTATTGCGCGCCGTATCGAGGAGCAAATTCCCGCAGCTTATTTGACCAACCAAGCAAGTTTTGCTGGTTTGTCATTTTATGTGGATGAGCGCGTACTTGTGCCACGTTCGCCGATTGCTGAGTTGATAGATAATCAGTTTGCCCCTTACTTGTCACGTCAGCCTGCGCGTATATTAGATCTTTGCACGGGCAGCGGCTGTATTGCTATTGCGTGTGCTTATGCCTTCCCTGATGCAGAAGTGGATGCCCTCGACTTATCGACAGATGCGCTGAATGTTGCGCAAATTAATATTGAAGGTCACGGTTTAATGGCACAAGTTATTCCGATTCAGTCTGATCTTTTTGCTTCTGTCACACAGGAAAAATATGATTTAATTGTGACGAATCCACCGTATGTCGATCAGGAAGATGTTGACAGCTTGCCTGCTGAATTCACTTATGAACCAGAAATGGGGCTTGGCTCTGGTCACGACGGCTTAGATATCACTCGTGAAATATTAGCCAGAGCAGCAAGTCAACTCAGTGATAATGGCATTTTGGTTTGTGAGGTAGGTAACTCACAAATTCATGTTGAAGCAACTTATCCTGAAGTCCCTTTTCATTGGGTTGAGTTTACACGCGGTGGACACGGCGTTTTTGTACTAACAAAGGCACAATTAGAAGAATATCAAGAAATTTTTAATCAACGGGTCGTTGCAAGATAA
- the smrB gene encoding endonuclease SmrB: protein MKFKDLLTAEEKQLFKDEIGKVKRLKQDKVVHQKKRPTSAVVKANQMTTRQVAEFHFSDEFEPDLNRTGPMQYVKEGTDSYEAKNLRRGIYHPELILDLHGLTQKHAKREIAALLLACHKEHARCVCIVHGIGNRILKNKVPHWLVQHPDVLAFHQAPLEYGGDGALLALVDIKDKY, encoded by the coding sequence ATGAAATTTAAAGATTTATTAACCGCTGAAGAGAAGCAATTATTCAAAGATGAAATTGGTAAAGTTAAACGGCTTAAACAAGACAAAGTCGTGCATCAAAAAAAGCGCCCGACTTCTGCGGTTGTAAAAGCAAATCAAATGACGACGAGACAAGTGGCTGAGTTTCATTTTTCAGATGAATTTGAGCCCGATCTAAATCGCACAGGTCCAATGCAATACGTTAAAGAAGGCACCGACAGCTATGAAGCCAAAAACCTGCGCCGTGGAATTTATCATCCCGAGCTAATTTTAGATTTACACGGGTTAACGCAAAAACATGCTAAACGCGAGATTGCTGCCCTGTTGCTAGCTTGTCATAAAGAGCATGCGCGCTGTGTGTGCATTGTTCACGGTATTGGCAACCGAATTCTTAAGAATAAAGTACCTCACTGGCTAGTGCAGCACCCTGACGTACTAGCATTTCATCAAGCGCCTTTGGAGTATGGTGGTGACGGTGCTCTACTCGCGCTTGTTGATATTAAAGACAAGTATTAA
- the sixA gene encoding phosphohistidine phosphatase SixA, with product MQILIMRHGQAEATANSDAERALTEYGINEAAIMGKWLASKSITPSKIWVSPYLRAQQTYQTLAEYLPLSTQALAELVVTQSMITPSGSASQVRDLIDGELMSTPTETLLIVSHMPLVSYLVSEFTQQQFAPIFQTAGVAEIEYDVNTMLGELNGVVAPSDLG from the coding sequence ATGCAGATTTTGATAATGCGACATGGTCAAGCAGAAGCGACGGCCAACTCTGATGCGGAACGTGCATTAACTGAATACGGTATTAATGAAGCCGCTATAATGGGCAAATGGTTGGCGAGTAAATCAATTACGCCAAGCAAAATTTGGGTTAGTCCTTATTTGCGTGCTCAGCAAACCTATCAAACCCTTGCTGAATATTTGCCTCTGTCGACTCAAGCGCTAGCCGAGTTAGTTGTTACTCAGTCCATGATCACCCCGTCAGGCTCAGCGTCTCAAGTACGCGATTTAATCGATGGTGAATTGATGTCGACACCAACAGAAACCTTATTGATCGTTTCTCATATGCCATTGGTGAGTTATTTAGTGTCAGAATTCACACAGCAGCAGTTTGCTCCTATCTTCCAAACGGCAGGTGTTGCTGAAATAGAATATGATGTAAACACTATGCTTGGCGAACTCAATGGCGTCGTCGCGCCAAGTGATTTAGGCTAG